The Haloarchaeobius sp. HME9146 genome includes a region encoding these proteins:
- a CDS encoding alpha/beta fold hydrolase: protein MPTVSVDGHTIQYVTAGDGPPLLLLHGGIIDAGPVSWGEVIEPLADDFTVYAPDLLGYGDSDVPDVDYTIECHVETMAGFVDELGLDTDDDGIHVCGLSMGGAVALGLALDTAVPVKRLVLVDCFGLGTELPRGKLSYVLSRLPILNKIAVELFRRSRKFTKASLAGVARDPDALSAEAVDRVWEYAKKPNACVAFRDFRKHEITKQGYRTNFTPRLGDLSVPTLFVHGQHDEVVPVEWARRAADAAPEARLTILDECAHWPPREDPETMVRLLREFCLDS from the coding sequence ATGCCAACAGTCTCCGTCGACGGGCACACCATCCAGTACGTCACCGCGGGGGACGGCCCGCCATTGCTCCTGCTCCACGGCGGAATCATCGACGCCGGCCCGGTGTCGTGGGGCGAGGTCATCGAGCCACTCGCCGACGATTTCACCGTCTACGCGCCGGATCTGCTCGGATACGGCGACAGCGACGTGCCCGACGTGGACTACACCATCGAGTGCCACGTCGAGACGATGGCCGGATTCGTCGACGAACTCGGGCTGGACACGGACGACGACGGAATTCACGTCTGCGGCCTCTCGATGGGCGGCGCGGTCGCGCTCGGCCTCGCGCTGGACACCGCGGTTCCGGTGAAACGGCTGGTACTCGTGGACTGCTTCGGCCTCGGGACGGAGCTGCCCCGCGGGAAGCTCTCGTACGTGCTCTCGCGACTGCCGATTCTGAACAAGATCGCGGTGGAGCTGTTCCGGCGGAGTAGGAAGTTCACCAAGGCCAGCCTCGCGGGGGTGGCCCGCGACCCCGACGCGCTCTCGGCCGAGGCGGTCGACCGGGTGTGGGAGTACGCGAAGAAACCGAACGCATGCGTTGCCTTCCGGGATTTCCGCAAGCACGAGATAACGAAGCAGGGCTATCGGACGAACTTCACGCCCAGACTCGGCGATTTGTCGGTACCAACCCTGTTCGTCCACGGCCAGCACGACGAGGTCGTTCCGGTCGAGTGGGCCCGTCGCGCCGCGGACGCGGCACCAGAGGCCAGACTGACGATACTCGACGAGTGTGCTCACTGGCCACCGAGAGAGGACCCGGAGACGATGGTCCGTCTGCTCCGGGAGTTCTGCCTGGATTCGTAG
- a CDS encoding YqjF family protein, producing MVVPLAMGWRNLLFENYPVDPAMLDAHLPDAFDVDTYDGRGWLSVVPFTNVDVRPKGLPARFGLDLPELNLRTYVTCDGEPGVYFFSLDAQGVLGVLGARVFQHLPYFYARISLEGEDGRVRFDSLRLHPGDRPAHYAATYGPSGEAFQSTEDPLARFLVERYRLYTQGRDGSVRYANVDHEPWTLYPAEATVERDTLFAANGFEHPDTEPVLYYSPGVDVTATRSKHWETGRP from the coding sequence ATGGTGGTTCCCCTCGCGATGGGCTGGCGAAATCTCCTGTTCGAGAACTACCCGGTCGACCCGGCCATGCTCGACGCGCATCTCCCCGACGCCTTCGACGTGGACACCTACGACGGGAGGGGCTGGCTCTCCGTCGTCCCGTTCACGAACGTCGACGTCCGGCCGAAGGGGTTGCCCGCGCGATTCGGACTCGACCTCCCGGAACTCAATCTGCGGACCTACGTCACCTGCGACGGCGAACCCGGCGTGTACTTCTTCAGCCTCGACGCACAGGGCGTGCTCGGGGTCCTCGGTGCGCGGGTGTTCCAGCATCTCCCGTACTTCTATGCCCGAATCAGCCTGGAGGGCGAGGACGGCAGGGTCCGGTTCGACAGCCTCCGGCTCCACCCTGGCGACCGCCCGGCCCACTACGCGGCCACCTACGGTCCCAGTGGCGAGGCGTTCCAGTCGACCGAGGACCCACTGGCGCGGTTTCTCGTGGAACGATACCGGCTCTACACGCAGGGCAGGGATGGGTCGGTCAGGTACGCGAACGTCGACCACGAGCCCTGGACGCTCTACCCCGCAGAGGCGACGGTCGAACGCGACACACTGTTCGCGGCGAACGGGTTCGAGCATCCCGACACGGAGCCGGTCCTGTACTACAGCCCCGGCGTGGACGTGACCGCGACTAGGAGCAAGCACTGGGAGACGGGGAGGCCCTGA
- a CDS encoding PAS domain-containing sensor histidine kinase — MDLPKALLEGALEGLPAQFAILDAAGTIVYTNERWRSFGVANDIDEDPTSIGKNYIAVCDAGGDDDEFAASTAAGLRSLLAGDREEFSLEYPCHSQSEKRWFLLYARAYEFEGGQDAQGDRYALVEHLDVTDRKLTELELSESNAHLKTVAGVLSHDLRNPISVAVGYLDELEDRRASPSTFVSGLRSCLERMQRIIDDALLLAREAGIDELEPVHLDVSAMKAWRYVEVDDATLEVDDSMQFMADPSLLDSLFENLFRNSVEHGTTNSRARSGDAVEHGSQSAMAATGCGCESSETVTIRVGVLPDGIGFYVEDDGPGIPEAQREEVFETGFTTGGSDNTGLGLTIVSNVADAHGWTVDVADASPGARFEFRGVGAAG, encoded by the coding sequence ATGGACCTTCCAAAAGCGCTGCTCGAAGGCGCTCTGGAGGGCCTTCCTGCACAGTTCGCCATCCTCGACGCCGCGGGAACCATCGTCTACACCAACGAGCGCTGGCGCTCGTTCGGCGTGGCGAACGATATCGACGAAGACCCCACCTCCATCGGGAAGAACTACATCGCCGTCTGTGACGCCGGCGGGGACGACGACGAGTTCGCCGCGAGCACCGCAGCTGGTCTCCGTTCGCTCCTCGCGGGCGACCGTGAGGAGTTCTCGCTCGAATACCCCTGCCACTCGCAGAGCGAGAAGCGGTGGTTCCTGCTGTATGCCCGCGCATACGAGTTCGAGGGGGGCCAGGACGCACAGGGGGACCGGTACGCGCTGGTCGAACACCTCGACGTGACCGACCGCAAACTGACCGAACTCGAACTATCGGAATCGAACGCGCACCTCAAGACCGTCGCGGGTGTGCTCTCGCACGACCTCCGCAACCCAATCAGCGTGGCGGTGGGCTACCTCGACGAACTCGAAGACCGACGGGCTTCCCCATCCACATTCGTCTCCGGGCTTCGCTCCTGTCTGGAGCGCATGCAGCGCATCATCGACGACGCCCTCCTCCTCGCGAGGGAGGCCGGCATCGACGAACTCGAGCCGGTCCACCTGGACGTCTCGGCGATGAAAGCGTGGCGCTACGTCGAGGTCGACGACGCGACCCTCGAAGTGGACGATTCGATGCAGTTCATGGCCGACCCGAGCCTCCTCGACAGCCTGTTCGAGAACCTGTTCCGCAACAGTGTAGAACACGGGACCACGAACAGCCGGGCGCGGTCCGGTGATGCGGTCGAACACGGAAGCCAATCGGCCATGGCGGCGACCGGCTGCGGGTGCGAATCGAGCGAGACCGTGACGATCCGCGTCGGTGTACTGCCGGACGGAATCGGGTTCTACGTCGAGGACGACGGCCCGGGCATCCCCGAAGCACAGAGGGAGGAGGTGTTCGAGACGGGGTTCACCACGGGTGGTTCGGACAACACCGGCCTGGGCCTGACTATCGTCTCGAACGTGGCCGACGCTCACGGCTGGACGGTCGACGTCGCAGACGCAAGCCCCGGCGCGCGATTCGAGTTCCGTGGGGTCGGCGCCGCAGGGTAG
- a CDS encoding thiol-disulfide oxidoreductase DCC family protein — MPDESATPDESREQATTELEDIDGPVLLFDGVCNLCNGVVQFIIPRDPDGTVQFAPLQSDAGARLQERAGLPPDQLETVVLVEGDEYYTKSAAVIRVAEHLGGVYRVAAVGKLVPRFVRDRLYDFVADHRYGWFGKKDQCMVPSADVKERFLD; from the coding sequence ATGCCCGATGAGTCGGCGACACCCGATGAGTCGCGCGAGCAGGCGACCACAGAACTGGAGGACATCGACGGGCCCGTACTCCTGTTCGATGGCGTCTGCAACCTCTGCAACGGCGTCGTCCAGTTCATCATCCCGCGTGACCCCGACGGGACCGTCCAGTTCGCACCGCTGCAGTCCGATGCCGGAGCACGGCTTCAGGAACGAGCTGGCCTCCCACCGGACCAGCTGGAGACCGTGGTGCTGGTCGAGGGCGACGAGTACTACACGAAGTCCGCGGCCGTGATTCGCGTGGCAGAACACCTCGGCGGGGTGTACCGGGTGGCCGCGGTCGGGAAACTGGTCCCGCGGTTCGTTCGGGACAGGCTGTACGACTTCGTGGCCGACCACCGGTACGGCTGGTTCGGGAAGAAGGACCAGTGTATGGTGCCGTCGGCGGACGTAAAAGAGCGGTTCCTCG